A stretch of Gossypium hirsutum isolate 1008001.06 chromosome A06, Gossypium_hirsutum_v2.1, whole genome shotgun sequence DNA encodes these proteins:
- the LOC107963041 gene encoding uncharacterized protein, translated as MVPYEALYGRKFQTPIYWTKLRENQIHGVDLIKEAEEKFNVIRDCLKAASDRQKSYTDLRRKEIKFEVDDKYRSDPSHVIAPTEVEILPDMTYSEELVKILARKTKHLRNKSIPLVKVLWHRHEVKEAT; from the exons atggtgccttatgaggccttaTATGGGCGAAAGTTTCAAACGCCCATATATTGGACTAAgttgagagagaatcagattcacggggttgatttgatcaaagaggcGGAGGAGAAATTTAACGTGATTCGTGACTGCTTGAAAGCcgcctcggatagacaaaaatcgtaCACCGATTTGAGACGAAAGGAAATTAAGTTTGAAGTcgatgataaa TATAGATCAGACCCATCACATGTAATTGCACCAACTGAGGTTGAAATTCTtccggatatgacttatagtgaggaactggtcaagattttagctcgaaaAACCAAACATTTAAGAAATAAGAGCATACCacttgtgaaggttttgtggcatagacatgaaGTCAAGGAAGCCACATGA